A single region of the Triticum dicoccoides isolate Atlit2015 ecotype Zavitan chromosome 2B, WEW_v2.0, whole genome shotgun sequence genome encodes:
- the LOC119368324 gene encoding E3 ubiquitin-protein ligase ATL4-like, translating into MSSSFTAPPPRHADDPGTSVGSCILIILGLFAFVFVASCSISACLGRRERDRSSRTRPSPPPSPLPGTHRQDDDWTAEGKKDLIESLPRFTMASALAALPKSSPDCAVCLSPFRPEAELRLLPACRHAFHAVCVDAWLRTTPTCPLCRATVAPPHPSIAALLAAEQPPPPPEPAAARGRDRSRRFRVEMGSVSSRGGSPATSTASDDSRTYSLGSFEYHIDEEVEAVVSRMVRAAARADTIKDEKPAAQVSPSPSPPGEAVAEAAGTPPRGWLREYMDRVASSASSFSYSLSARWSQSQQGQRQEEPWLWDAEAATVPPPPPPPGSDEEVETTFMVLYRWIAAV; encoded by the coding sequence ATGTCATCCTCTTTCACGGCTCCCCCGCCGCGGCACGCCGACGACCCCGGCACCTCCGTGGGCTCGTGCATCCTCATCATCCTCGGGCTCTTCGCCTTCGTCTTCGTCGCCTCCTGCTCCATCAGCGCCTGCCTCGGCCGCCGCGAGCGCGACCGCTCCAGCCGCACGCGGCCGTCTCCCCCGCCGTCGCCGCTGCCCGGGACGCACCGCCAAGACGACGACTGGACGGCGGAGGGGAAGAAGGATCTGATCGAGTCGCTGCCCCGGTTCACGATGGCGTCCGCGCTGGCGGCGCTGCCCAAGAGCTCTCCGGACTGCGCCGTCTGCCTCTCGCCCTTCAGGCCCGAGGCCGAGCTGCGGCTGCTCCCAGCGTGCCGCCACGCGTTCCACGCCGTCTGCGTCGACGCCTGGCTCCGCACCACCCCGACCTGCCCGCTCTGCCGCGCCACCGTCGCGCCCCCGCACCCCTCCATCGCCGCCCTCCTCGCCGCCgaacagccgccgccgccgccggagcctgcTGCCGCGAGGGGCAGGGACCGCTCCAGGAGGTTCCGCGTCGAGATGGGCAGCGTCAGCAGCCGCGGCGGGTCGCCCGCCACTTCCACCGCCAGCGACGACAGCCGCACCTACTCGCTCGGATCCTTCGAGTACCACATCGACGAGGAGGTCGAGGCCGTCGTGTCCCGCATGGTGCGCGCCGCGGCCAGGGCCGACACCATCAAGGACGAGAAACCAGCAGCCCaggtgtcgccgtcgccgtcgccgcccggcgAGGCGGTGGCCGAAGCGGCAGGGACGCCGCCGCGCGGATGGCTGCGGGAGTACATGGACCGCGTGGCCTCCTCGGCGTCATCCTTCTCCTACTCCTTGTCGGCCCGGTGGAGCCAGAGCCAGCAGGGCCAAAGGCAGGAGGAGCCGTGGCTGTGGGACGCAGAggcggcaacagtgccgccgccgccgccgccgccggggtcgGACGAGGAGGTGGAGACGACGTTCATGGTGCTGTACCGGTGGATCGCCGCCGTCTGA